One region of Caldimonas thermodepolymerans genomic DNA includes:
- a CDS encoding ComF family protein — translation MLTSLLLRPAAWLRALPSQCAVCRTWQARRVCAACLRRFARTVPRCVRCAIQVPEGVLTCGACLRHPPPWTHAVAALDHAYPWAKLVADLKFHERLDLVEPLAQRLLAAIRERDAAPPELVLPVPLSRARLGERGYNQAWEIARWLARRLGLPAHADWLVRVRDTAQQMTLSQAQRRTNLRGAFAVEPHRLAAVHGRSIALVDDVMTTGATAGELARTLLQAGAREVRVWIVTRTPRE, via the coding sequence ATGCTCACGTCCCTGTTGCTGCGTCCTGCGGCCTGGCTGCGTGCCTTGCCGAGCCAATGCGCGGTCTGCCGCACCTGGCAGGCCAGGCGCGTGTGTGCCGCCTGCTTGCGGCGCTTTGCGCGCACCGTGCCGCGCTGCGTGCGCTGCGCGATCCAGGTACCCGAAGGCGTCCTGACCTGCGGCGCCTGCCTGCGCCATCCGCCGCCGTGGACCCACGCGGTCGCCGCGCTCGACCACGCCTACCCGTGGGCCAAGCTCGTGGCCGACCTCAAGTTCCATGAGCGGCTCGACCTGGTCGAGCCGCTGGCGCAGCGGCTGCTCGCGGCGATCCGCGAGCGCGATGCCGCGCCACCCGAGCTCGTGCTGCCGGTGCCGCTGTCGCGCGCCCGCCTGGGCGAGCGCGGCTACAACCAGGCCTGGGAGATCGCGCGCTGGCTGGCGCGACGCCTCGGGCTGCCGGCGCATGCCGACTGGCTGGTGCGCGTGCGCGACACCGCGCAGCAGATGACGCTGTCGCAGGCGCAGCGCCGGACCAACCTGCGCGGGGCGTTCGCGGTCGAGCCGCACCGGCTGGCGGCGGTCCACGGGCGCTCCATCGCCCTCGTCGACGACGTGATGACCACCGGCGCCACTGCCGGCGAACTCGCGCGCACGCTGCTGCAGGCCGGTGCGCGCGAGGTGCGGGTGTGGATCGTCACGCGCACGCCGCGGGAATGA
- the trmL gene encoding tRNA (uridine(34)/cytosine(34)/5-carboxymethylaminomethyluridine(34)-2'-O)-methyltransferase TrmL, which produces MFRIVLVEPEIPPNTGNVIRLAANTGCELHLVEPLGFSMEDRLMRRAGLDYHEYADVQRHASWDAFLQARQPQRERMFAFTTHGSRPFADVAWQPGDWLVFGAESRGLAPAVRESFPPGQRVRLPMRPGQRSLNLSNTVAVAVFEAWRQNGYAGGA; this is translated from the coding sequence ATGTTCCGCATCGTGCTCGTCGAACCGGAGATCCCGCCCAACACCGGCAACGTGATCCGCCTGGCGGCCAACACCGGCTGCGAGCTGCACCTGGTGGAGCCGCTCGGCTTCTCGATGGAAGACCGCCTGATGCGGCGCGCCGGGCTGGACTACCACGAGTACGCGGACGTGCAGCGCCATGCCTCGTGGGACGCCTTCCTGCAGGCCCGGCAGCCGCAACGCGAGCGCATGTTCGCGTTCACCACGCACGGCAGCCGCCCGTTCGCGGACGTGGCCTGGCAGCCGGGCGACTGGCTGGTGTTCGGCGCCGAATCGCGCGGCCTCGCCCCTGCGGTGCGCGAGTCCTTCCCGCCCGGGCAGCGCGTGCGCCTGCCGATGCGGCCCGGCCAGCGCAGCCTGAACCTGTCGAACACCGTCGCGGTGGCGGTGTTCGAGGCGTGGCGGCAGAACGGCTACGCGGGCGGGGCGTGA